A stretch of the Psychroserpens sp. Hel_I_66 genome encodes the following:
- the hutH gene encoding histidine ammonia-lyase, with amino-acid sequence MSHIHIISSEVLDLSTINTIVTEHKQLKLSEDSKTKIENCRNYLDEKIKNQDQPIYGINTGFGSLCDVKITKENLTKLQENLVMSHACGIGERVPNEIVKLMLFLKIQSLSYGHSGVQLQTVERLIDFYNNDILPIIYTQGSLGASGDLAPLAHLALPLISKGEVFYDGEIYQSSEVLKKFGYESITLKSKEGLALLNGTQFMSAYGIHLLIKSYKLSYFADLIGSISLDAFDGRIEPFNALVHLVRPHNGQIKTAERIREFLEGSELISREKAHVQDPYSYRCMPQVHGATKDTLEFVRKVFKTEINSVTDNPNIFIEEDEIISGGNFHGQPLALALDYLKIAMAELGNISERRIYQLISGLRGLPMFLVDNPGLNSGFMIPQYTAASIVSANKQLATPASIDSIVSSNGQEDHVSMGANAAVQCLDLVNNVQRILAIELFNASQAMFFRKPLISSRLIISFLESYNKDVHFVKEDEVFYSLIKKSVHFIDDFSIENDLLFD; translated from the coding sequence ATGAGCCATATACATATTATTTCCTCGGAAGTTTTAGACCTGTCAACAATCAATACTATCGTTACAGAACATAAGCAATTAAAACTTTCCGAAGATTCAAAAACAAAAATTGAAAACTGCCGAAATTACCTTGATGAGAAAATAAAAAATCAAGATCAGCCAATTTATGGAATAAACACCGGTTTTGGTTCGCTTTGCGATGTGAAGATTACAAAAGAAAATCTTACAAAACTCCAAGAAAATTTAGTCATGTCGCATGCTTGTGGTATTGGTGAAAGAGTTCCCAACGAGATTGTTAAGCTCATGTTGTTCTTAAAGATCCAGTCATTGAGCTATGGGCATAGTGGAGTGCAATTACAAACTGTAGAGCGATTGATAGATTTTTACAACAACGATATTCTCCCAATAATCTATACTCAAGGCTCGCTCGGTGCTTCGGGTGATTTAGCGCCCTTGGCACATTTGGCTTTGCCTCTAATCTCCAAAGGGGAGGTTTTTTATGATGGCGAAATTTATCAGTCTTCAGAAGTTTTGAAGAAATTTGGATATGAATCGATAACACTTAAATCTAAAGAGGGTCTAGCTTTGCTTAACGGGACTCAGTTTATGAGTGCCTACGGAATTCATTTGCTCATAAAATCATACAAACTTTCTTACTTTGCAGATTTAATAGGGAGTATTTCCCTTGATGCTTTCGACGGAAGGATTGAGCCCTTTAATGCATTGGTTCATTTGGTTAGGCCACATAACGGACAAATAAAAACAGCAGAGCGAATTAGAGAATTTCTTGAGGGCAGTGAGTTGATTTCTCGAGAAAAAGCTCACGTTCAAGATCCATATTCTTATAGATGTATGCCACAAGTTCATGGTGCAACAAAAGATACCTTGGAATTTGTTAGAAAAGTTTTTAAGACCGAAATCAATTCGGTAACAGACAATCCAAATATATTCATTGAAGAGGATGAAATTATTTCTGGAGGCAATTTTCACGGTCAACCTTTGGCCTTGGCTCTGGATTATTTGAAGATTGCAATGGCAGAGTTAGGTAACATTTCTGAAAGAAGAATTTACCAGCTTATCTCAGGACTTAGGGGTCTCCCTATGTTTTTGGTTGATAATCCAGGTTTAAACTCTGGCTTTATGATTCCGCAGTATACAGCTGCAAGTATTGTGAGCGCCAATAAGCAATTAGCAACACCTGCAAGTATAGACAGTATAGTTTCCAGTAATGGCCAAGAAGATCATGTAAGTATGGGTGCAAATGCAGCGGTACAATGTCTAGATTTGGTAAATAATGTACAGCGTATTTTAGCCATAGAGCTTTTTAATGCTTCTCAAGCAATGTTTTTTAGAAAGCCATTAATATCTTCAAGATTAATTATTTCTTTTTTAGAGAGTTACAATAAAGATGTTCATTTTGTAAAAGAAGATGAAGTATTTTATTCTCTGATAAAAAAATCGGTACATTTTATCGATGATTTTAGCATAGAAAATGATTTGTTATTCGACTAA
- a CDS encoding TlpA family protein disulfide reductase has product MKRLFVAFLAISIIACNEKPKVEYAIVTGKIENSQVKLATIDGADFKAEINIEEDGTFLDTIQITENNFYALTIGREYTPLYLIKGDSLHVDVDATKFDESLKYSGEGAVENNYLAAKMLNESKGIENPVAFYSMEEADFKTKVKTIKNTNNSLLVNLNDADEDFISSEKQNLVYDEYNMLNNYKQRHGYYTKKEDFKISEDFFPAELKDMDFDDSKAYRSSNSYKNIAFDNLLTKLFDTIGDDISNVTVDQLQIIEEAKIPALKNDAIDYLSSFLVTPSNPNMASVYTYLKDNTTKEETKKKLTETFEKNKDLVKGKPSPQFVNYENHKGGELSLADLKGKYVYVDVWATWCGPCIKEIPSLKEVEKKFHNENIEFVSISTDDGRGYKGQTNEEKALLAKEGWKNMIMDKELGGIQLYADNAFNSSFMNDYQVNSIPRFILIDPNGNIVSADAPRPSDPKLVELLERELKM; this is encoded by the coding sequence ATGAAAAGATTATTTGTGGCTTTTTTAGCAATTTCAATTATTGCCTGTAATGAAAAGCCAAAAGTAGAGTACGCTATTGTAACTGGGAAAATTGAAAATTCGCAAGTCAAATTAGCTACGATTGATGGAGCTGATTTTAAAGCTGAAATCAATATCGAAGAAGATGGTACTTTTTTGGATACCATTCAAATTACCGAAAACAATTTCTATGCACTAACTATTGGCAGAGAATATACTCCACTGTACTTAATTAAGGGAGATAGTTTACACGTAGATGTAGATGCTACCAAATTTGATGAATCCTTAAAATATTCTGGCGAAGGTGCTGTAGAAAACAATTATTTGGCAGCAAAAATGCTCAATGAGAGTAAAGGCATTGAAAACCCGGTTGCGTTTTACTCAATGGAAGAAGCTGATTTTAAAACCAAAGTCAAAACCATTAAAAACACAAATAATTCTCTTTTAGTAAACTTGAATGATGCTGATGAAGATTTTATTTCTTCGGAAAAACAAAATCTAGTCTACGATGAATACAACATGCTTAATAACTACAAGCAGAGACATGGGTATTATACTAAAAAAGAAGATTTTAAAATATCTGAAGATTTCTTTCCAGCAGAATTAAAAGACATGGATTTTGACGATTCTAAAGCTTATAGATCATCAAACTCATACAAAAACATAGCTTTTGATAATTTATTAACTAAACTATTTGATACTATTGGCGATGACATTTCAAACGTCACTGTAGATCAATTGCAAATTATTGAAGAAGCTAAAATACCTGCATTAAAAAACGATGCAATTGACTATCTAAGCAGTTTTCTGGTAACACCGAGTAATCCTAATATGGCATCTGTTTATACCTATTTAAAAGATAATACAACTAAGGAGGAGACCAAGAAAAAACTGACTGAAACATTTGAGAAAAATAAAGATTTGGTAAAAGGAAAACCATCTCCTCAATTTGTCAATTATGAGAACCATAAAGGTGGCGAATTATCATTAGCAGACTTAAAAGGCAAATACGTTTATGTAGATGTTTGGGCAACTTGGTGCGGACCTTGCATTAAGGAAATACCCTCTTTAAAAGAAGTTGAAAAGAAATTTCATAATGAAAATATTGAGTTTGTTAGTATTTCTACTGATGATGGCAGAGGCTATAAAGGTCAAACAAATGAGGAAAAAGCTCTTTTAGCTAAAGAAGGCTGGAAAAATATGATCATGGACAAAGAATTAGGAGGCATTCAACTATATGCCGACAATGCTTTCAATTCATCTTTCATGAATGATTATCAAGTAAATTCGATACCTAGATTTATCTTAATAGACCCAAATGGAAACATCGTTAGCGCAGATGCACCAAGACCATCAGACCCTAAATTGGTAGAATTATTAGAAAGAGAGCTTAAAATGTAA
- a CDS encoding bifunctional ADP-dependent NAD(P)H-hydrate dehydratase/NAD(P)H-hydrate epimerase, with the protein MKIFSKEQIYEGDKLTAKKQNITSTELMERAGIQIFNWLHVRMQGAQVPVHVFCGIGNNGGDGLVVARHLITHGYNVKTYVVNCSDKRTKDFLINYDLIKQTTKKWPDMLGCEADFPEIHKDDIIIDAVFGIGLNRPVNDWVKSLFQHLKKSEAFTLAIDVPSGVYTDRAVDDENGVVWANYTLSFQSPKLIFFLPETSKFSVQWEVVDIGIDREFLIKTETESELIGKNEVLPIYKPRQKFAHKGDFGHALIIGGSYGKMGSVLLCSRAALSIGSGLVTAYVPKCGYQIMQTAFPEAMVITDENENLISDIKFDIDPTVIGLGIGMGTESDTVLALENFLKSNKVPLVIDADGLNILSKKKSLLKLLPEQSVLTPHPKELERLIGKWKDDFDKLKKAKAFTKKYKIVLVIKGANTMTVFNDKIYVNTTGNPGMATAGTGDVLTGVITGLISQGYEALSAAVFGIYLHGKAADLAIEDLGYQSLIASHIIEALGEAYVDLFKQPEQPQIEEAKTDDKK; encoded by the coding sequence ATGAAGATTTTTTCTAAAGAACAAATTTATGAAGGCGATAAGCTAACAGCAAAAAAACAAAATATAACATCTACTGAGCTGATGGAACGTGCTGGCATCCAAATTTTTAATTGGCTTCATGTAAGAATGCAAGGTGCGCAAGTACCAGTTCATGTGTTTTGTGGGATTGGAAACAATGGAGGTGACGGTTTGGTTGTTGCAAGACATTTGATTACTCATGGGTATAATGTAAAGACCTATGTCGTAAATTGTAGTGACAAACGTACAAAGGATTTTTTGATCAATTATGACCTTATAAAGCAGACGACTAAAAAGTGGCCAGACATGCTGGGCTGTGAGGCAGATTTCCCCGAGATTCATAAAGACGATATTATTATAGATGCTGTGTTTGGCATTGGATTAAATAGACCTGTAAATGACTGGGTGAAGTCATTGTTTCAGCATTTGAAAAAGAGTGAGGCATTTACTTTGGCAATAGATGTGCCTTCTGGAGTTTATACAGATAGAGCAGTAGACGATGAGAACGGAGTGGTGTGGGCAAATTATACACTCAGTTTTCAATCGCCAAAATTGATATTCTTTTTGCCTGAAACCTCCAAGTTTTCTGTGCAATGGGAAGTCGTTGATATAGGTATTGATAGGGAATTTTTGATTAAGACAGAAACCGAAAGTGAACTCATAGGAAAAAACGAGGTACTGCCTATTTACAAGCCACGTCAAAAATTTGCACATAAAGGCGATTTTGGACACGCTTTAATTATTGGTGGTAGCTACGGAAAAATGGGTTCTGTTTTACTTTGTAGTAGAGCAGCATTATCTATTGGGTCTGGTTTAGTAACTGCTTACGTGCCAAAATGCGGTTATCAAATTATGCAAACCGCTTTCCCTGAAGCGATGGTGATTACAGATGAAAATGAAAATTTAATTTCAGATATTAAATTTGATATTGACCCGACAGTAATTGGTTTGGGAATCGGGATGGGAACAGAGAGTGATACTGTTTTAGCATTGGAAAACTTTTTAAAATCCAATAAAGTGCCATTGGTAATTGATGCTGATGGGCTTAATATATTGTCAAAGAAAAAATCACTTTTAAAACTGCTCCCAGAACAATCTGTTTTGACGCCACATCCAAAGGAATTAGAAAGGCTTATAGGTAAATGGAAAGATGATTTTGATAAGCTTAAAAAAGCAAAGGCATTTACGAAAAAGTACAAGATTGTTTTAGTGATAAAAGGTGCAAATACAATGACCGTTTTTAACGATAAAATATACGTAAATACTACGGGGAATCCAGGTATGGCAACTGCTGGAACGGGTGATGTTTTAACTGGAGTAATTACAGGTTTGATTTCCCAAGGTTATGAAGCGCTTTCCGCTGCGGTTTTTGGTATTTATTTGCATGGTAAAGCTGCAGATCTTGCTATTGAAGACTTGGGCTATCAAAGCCTAATAGCAAGTCATATTATCGAAGCTTTGGGAGAGGCGTATGTAGATCTTTTTAAACAACCAGAACAACCTCAAATTGAAGAAGCAAAAACTGACGATAAAAAATAA